A window of the Mesorhizobium opportunistum WSM2075 genome harbors these coding sequences:
- the mtnA gene encoding S-methyl-5-thioribose-1-phosphate isomerase, with amino-acid sequence MNVGGRHYRTIWLSDDGRSVEIIDQRWLPHDFRIETVDTVAGIATAIRDMWVRGAPLIGVTAAYGVAMQMADDASDQALDAVWETLHETRPTAINLRWALDEMRRFLKPLAPEQRAAAAYRRAGEIADEDVGLNRAIGENGLAIIKAIAARKQPGEPVNILTHCNAGWLATVDYGTATAPIYLAVEAGIPVHVYVDETRPRNQGAQLTAWEMAGHGVPHTLIVDNAGGHLMQRGAIDMVIVGTDRTTADGDVCNKIGTYLKALAAADNDVPFYVALPSPTIDWTVHDGLAEIPIEQRSADEVSLVWGKNAAGEIAQVRISPEATPAANPAFDVTPARLVTGLITERGVAKASRDGLKAMFPERR; translated from the coding sequence CGGGCGTTCGGTCGAAATCATCGACCAGCGCTGGCTGCCGCATGATTTCCGCATCGAGACAGTCGACACCGTCGCCGGCATCGCCACCGCCATCCGCGACATGTGGGTGCGCGGCGCGCCGCTGATCGGTGTCACCGCTGCTTATGGCGTCGCCATGCAGATGGCTGACGATGCGTCCGACCAGGCGCTCGATGCGGTATGGGAGACCTTGCACGAGACGCGCCCGACGGCGATCAATTTGCGCTGGGCGCTCGACGAGATGCGGCGCTTCCTCAAGCCACTTGCGCCGGAGCAGCGGGCCGCTGCCGCCTATCGGCGCGCCGGTGAAATCGCCGACGAGGATGTCGGGCTGAACCGCGCCATCGGCGAGAACGGACTTGCCATCATCAAGGCGATCGCCGCGCGCAAGCAGCCTGGCGAGCCGGTCAACATTCTCACCCACTGCAATGCCGGCTGGCTGGCCACCGTCGATTACGGCACCGCCACCGCACCGATCTACCTGGCTGTCGAGGCCGGCATTCCGGTCCATGTCTATGTCGACGAGACGCGGCCGCGCAACCAGGGCGCCCAGCTCACCGCGTGGGAGATGGCCGGCCATGGCGTGCCGCACACGCTGATCGTCGACAATGCGGGTGGCCATCTGATGCAGCGCGGCGCAATCGACATGGTCATCGTCGGCACAGACCGCACCACCGCCGACGGCGATGTCTGCAACAAGATCGGCACATATCTCAAGGCGCTGGCCGCCGCCGACAATGACGTGCCGTTCTATGTCGCCCTGCCCTCGCCGACCATCGACTGGACGGTGCATGACGGGCTGGCCGAGATCCCGATCGAGCAGCGCTCGGCCGACGAAGTCTCCTTGGTATGGGGCAAGAACGCCGCCGGCGAGATCGCGCAGGTGCGCATCTCGCCCGAGGCGACGCCGGCGGCCAACCCGGCCTTCGACGTGACGCCGGCACGACTGGTGACCGGGCTGATCACCGAACGCGGTGTCGCCAAGGCATCGCGCGACGGCCTGAAGGCGATGTTCCCCGAACGGCGATAG
- the nanR gene encoding transcriptional regulator NanR — protein MEPVQKKKLYVEVLDRLMAAISTSEFPPGSQLPSEKELMTMIGVGRPSIREAMLTLQQMGLIKISHGERARVINPTPEVIVDQVSAAMVMMLATNSRGLEELKEVRLLLETGLVRIATRRATAKNLERLAETLRHLRDAKGDQARFVAADMEFHAVIAEMSGNSMIAAVAKGMLEWLSRFKRDLVAVKGAERLTVEEHERIYKAIASGDPEGASVAMAEHIGRANELYSKLTGGGTG, from the coding sequence ATGGAACCGGTCCAGAAGAAGAAGTTGTATGTAGAGGTGCTTGACCGGCTGATGGCGGCGATCTCGACATCCGAATTTCCGCCAGGCTCTCAATTGCCGTCGGAAAAGGAATTGATGACGATGATCGGCGTCGGGCGCCCGTCGATCCGCGAAGCCATGCTGACGCTGCAGCAGATGGGCCTTATCAAGATTTCCCACGGCGAACGTGCCCGCGTCATCAATCCGACGCCCGAGGTGATCGTCGATCAGGTTTCCGCGGCGATGGTCATGATGCTGGCGACGAACTCTCGTGGTCTCGAAGAACTCAAGGAAGTCAGGCTCTTGTTGGAAACCGGCCTGGTGCGGATAGCCACGCGGCGCGCCACGGCCAAGAACCTGGAGCGACTTGCCGAGACCCTGCGCCACCTGCGCGATGCGAAGGGCGACCAGGCGCGATTTGTCGCCGCCGACATGGAATTCCACGCCGTGATTGCCGAGATGAGCGGCAATTCCATGATAGCCGCGGTGGCGAAGGGAATGCTCGAATGGCTGTCGCGGTTCAAGCGCGACCTGGTGGCGGTGAAAGGTGCCGAACGCCTGACGGTCGAGGAGCACGAACGCATCTACAAGGCGATCGCCAGCGGGGATCCGGAAGGCGCGAGCGTCGCCATGGCCGAGCATATCGGCCGCGCCAATGAGCTGTATTCGAAACTGACCGGCGGCGGGACTGGCTGA
- a CDS encoding ABC transporter substrate-binding protein, whose product MKFAIVAALASTALGSVFALPAMASPDAPVIALTNAYYGNTWRHQMVEAFEASAKEAKAAGQISDYIVMNGDGSVAQQNSQIAELILKKVDVLAVDAASETAVNGIIEKACKAGIIVVSFDSVASAPCNYQLNFDFKGYKATQAEAVFKMLGGKGNVIQVRGVKGSAPDNDMFNAQQSVLAKYPDIKVVATVYGQATASVAQAAIANVLPSLPHVDAVLGQGGSDDVGIAQAFVQYGGDYAGTMPIIEGGGGTDFVKWWADENAKNGYQTVSMNTTPGIGGAAFWLGLSLLKGAKAPKMMIMPVATVDASNLKEYAKLPGGQIISPSYSLDWVKQNLLSK is encoded by the coding sequence ATGAAGTTTGCAATCGTAGCGGCGCTTGCCAGCACCGCGCTGGGGAGCGTGTTCGCACTGCCGGCAATGGCGTCTCCGGACGCCCCGGTGATCGCACTGACCAACGCCTATTACGGCAATACCTGGCGGCACCAGATGGTGGAGGCTTTCGAGGCCTCGGCCAAGGAAGCAAAGGCCGCTGGACAGATTTCCGACTACATCGTCATGAATGGCGACGGCTCAGTGGCGCAGCAGAACAGCCAGATCGCCGAACTGATCCTGAAGAAGGTCGACGTGCTTGCGGTCGATGCCGCCTCGGAAACCGCGGTCAACGGCATCATCGAGAAAGCCTGCAAGGCCGGCATCATCGTCGTGTCCTTCGATTCCGTCGCTTCGGCGCCCTGCAACTACCAGCTCAACTTCGATTTCAAGGGCTACAAGGCAACCCAGGCCGAGGCCGTCTTCAAGATGCTCGGCGGCAAGGGCAACGTCATCCAGGTGCGCGGCGTCAAGGGCTCGGCTCCCGACAACGACATGTTCAACGCCCAGCAGTCGGTGCTGGCGAAATATCCCGACATCAAGGTCGTCGCCACTGTCTATGGTCAGGCAACCGCCTCGGTCGCGCAGGCGGCCATCGCCAATGTGCTGCCCTCGCTGCCGCATGTTGATGCAGTGCTCGGCCAAGGCGGCAGCGACGATGTCGGCATCGCCCAGGCCTTCGTCCAATATGGTGGCGACTATGCCGGCACGATGCCGATCATCGAAGGCGGCGGCGGCACCGATTTCGTCAAATGGTGGGCCGACGAGAATGCCAAGAACGGCTACCAGACGGTCTCGATGAACACCACGCCCGGCATTGGCGGCGCCGCGTTCTGGCTCGGACTGTCGCTGCTCAAAGGCGCCAAGGCACCCAAGATGATGATCATGCCGGTGGCGACGGTCGACGCCAGCAATCTCAAGGAGTATGCCAAGCTGCCGGGCGGCCAGATCATCAGCCCCAGCTATTCGCTCGACTGGGTCAAGCAGAACCTCTTGAGCAAGTAA
- a CDS encoding sugar phosphate isomerase/epimerase family protein — MELAIEEIAAAGASHIEPAFIRGYVDFDEGMFTDTKGSKLRQTADSARLGINAVSAHLDLSGPDAVDALLRRVAFAAGLGASFLITNAGPMTGRASIRRTIDAVLPRLEQAGIVLALENPGHGKDDLLGNARSGASFVREIGSRHVRLNHDAGNVFTYSDEATQPAEDIATALEAVGHAHLKDIVGTGAGWAFCAVGDGSVDYEPYWAMLPPTLPVSIELPLRLERPKRRDPQRRNRPVDIETIRRALQRSLHFVKALEIAGNSAS; from the coding sequence ATGGAATTGGCCATCGAAGAGATCGCGGCTGCTGGCGCCAGCCATATCGAACCGGCCTTCATTCGCGGCTATGTCGATTTCGATGAAGGCATGTTTACCGACACCAAGGGCTCGAAGCTTCGCCAGACAGCCGACAGTGCCAGGCTGGGCATCAATGCCGTCTCGGCTCATCTCGACCTATCGGGACCTGATGCGGTGGATGCGCTGTTGCGGCGCGTCGCCTTTGCCGCCGGTCTCGGCGCATCGTTCCTGATCACCAATGCCGGCCCGATGACGGGCCGGGCGAGTATCCGCCGGACGATCGATGCTGTTCTGCCGAGGCTCGAACAGGCCGGTATCGTCCTGGCGCTCGAGAACCCCGGGCACGGCAAGGACGATTTGCTTGGCAACGCCCGATCCGGGGCGAGCTTCGTCCGCGAAATCGGATCGCGGCATGTCCGCCTGAACCACGACGCCGGAAACGTCTTCACCTACAGCGATGAGGCCACGCAGCCGGCGGAAGATATCGCGACGGCTCTCGAAGCCGTTGGCCATGCCCATTTGAAGGACATCGTCGGCACCGGTGCGGGATGGGCATTCTGTGCCGTCGGGGACGGCTCGGTCGATTACGAGCCATACTGGGCGATGCTTCCCCCGACGCTGCCGGTCAGCATCGAACTGCCCTTGCGCCTGGAGCGCCCGAAGCGCCGCGATCCCCAGCGCCGAAACAGGCCGGTCGATATCGAAACCATTCGTCGCGCCCTGCAGCGCTCGCTGCATTTCGTGAAGGCGCTGGAGATCGCGGGGAACAGCGCTTCCTGA
- a CDS encoding phosphogluconate dehydrogenase C-terminal domain-containing protein — MTISVALLGAGGKMGFRVARKLIEAGYDVRAVEVGEAGRKRLSEAGISAVSMEEGVPGAKVVVMALPDNIIGQVARQISPMLASGAMLLILDAAAPYAGDLPKDRPDLTYFVGHPCHPPLFNEETEWAARRDYHGGIARQSIVCALMQGPEEHYALGEEVCKAMWSPIIDSHRVTVEQLAILEPGLSEMIAMPFVDTMVEAVEECERKYGIPRKAALDFLIGHLNVEIAMWFGFSPKVPSDAALRLMRFAKGVVVRDDWREALSPAKVKEASELIVYGKGA, encoded by the coding sequence ATGACGATATCCGTGGCGTTGCTTGGAGCGGGAGGCAAGATGGGCTTCCGTGTCGCGCGCAAGCTGATCGAAGCGGGCTACGATGTCCGTGCCGTGGAAGTCGGCGAGGCCGGCCGCAAGCGGCTATCGGAGGCCGGCATCAGCGCCGTCTCGATGGAAGAGGGCGTCCCCGGCGCCAAGGTCGTGGTCATGGCCCTGCCGGACAATATCATCGGCCAGGTCGCACGGCAGATATCGCCGATGCTCGCCAGCGGCGCGATGCTTCTCATTCTCGATGCCGCCGCGCCTTACGCCGGCGACCTGCCGAAGGACCGGCCCGATCTGACCTATTTTGTCGGCCATCCCTGTCATCCGCCCCTGTTCAACGAGGAGACGGAATGGGCTGCCCGCCGCGACTATCACGGCGGCATTGCCAGGCAGTCGATCGTCTGCGCCCTGATGCAGGGCCCCGAGGAGCACTATGCGCTTGGCGAAGAGGTGTGCAAGGCGATGTGGTCGCCGATCATCGACAGCCACCGCGTCACCGTCGAGCAACTGGCAATCCTCGAGCCAGGCCTTTCCGAAATGATCGCCATGCCCTTCGTGGACACCATGGTCGAGGCCGTCGAGGAATGCGAACGCAAATATGGCATTCCCAGAAAGGCCGCGCTCGACTTTCTGATTGGCCACCTGAATGTCGAGATCGCCATGTGGTTCGGCTTCTCTCCAAAGGTGCCGTCCGATGCGGCGCTGCGCCTGATGCGTTTCGCCAAGGGTGTCGTGGTCCGCGATGATTGGCGCGAGGCCTTGTCTCCGGCCAAGGTGAAGGAAGCCTCCGAGCTGATCGTCTACGGCAAGGGAGCCTGA
- a CDS encoding ABC transporter permease, producing MNALSAFTFWAQRNRWIWAAIGVLLLWLVLSVVTNRFSLSSLSGIILSASFLTVVGIGQMFVVTTGRGNIDLSVASVITLSAFVALLTIKGQDANLAIGVAAAVLLGLAVGLLNSLLVVGLGIPAIIATLATGYVLATATLLSNKAIPGFAVSPALKSLATGRISGVPIMAIIAILGVMAASFVLRYTVFGQVLSAVGQNRTAARLAAIKNDRVIAAAFIISSVLASLDGLLLGAYIGGAFLEMGQPYLLQSIAAVVLGGTLIFGGSATALGTLFASILLILIVTTMQVIGLPPGAQDIVQGIVVIFVLALAGRQALARRASVDVTDGAAAKTAPGAATPQPK from the coding sequence ATGAACGCGCTGTCCGCCTTTACCTTCTGGGCGCAGAGGAATCGCTGGATCTGGGCGGCGATCGGGGTGTTGCTGCTCTGGCTGGTGCTCTCCGTGGTCACCAACCGGTTCAGCCTCTCCAGCCTGTCGGGCATCATTCTGTCGGCATCGTTCCTGACGGTCGTCGGCATCGGCCAGATGTTCGTCGTCACCACCGGGCGCGGCAACATCGACCTTTCCGTCGCCTCGGTGATCACGCTCAGCGCCTTCGTCGCGCTGCTCACCATCAAAGGCCAGGATGCCAACCTTGCCATTGGGGTCGCCGCCGCCGTCCTGCTCGGCCTCGCGGTCGGGCTGCTCAATTCGCTGCTCGTCGTCGGCCTTGGCATTCCGGCCATCATCGCCACGCTGGCGACCGGCTATGTGTTGGCAACCGCGACGCTCTTGTCGAACAAGGCTATCCCCGGCTTTGCCGTCAGCCCAGCGCTGAAGAGCTTGGCGACAGGCCGCATCTCGGGTGTTCCGATCATGGCCATCATCGCCATCCTGGGCGTGATGGCCGCCTCCTTCGTGCTGCGCTACACAGTGTTCGGGCAGGTCCTGTCGGCGGTCGGCCAGAATAGAACCGCTGCCCGGCTCGCTGCCATCAAGAACGACCGGGTGATCGCGGCGGCCTTCATCATCTCGTCGGTGCTGGCCTCGCTCGATGGACTGCTGCTCGGCGCCTATATCGGCGGCGCTTTCCTCGAAATGGGCCAGCCCTATCTGCTGCAGTCGATCGCTGCTGTCGTGCTTGGTGGCACGCTGATCTTCGGCGGTTCGGCGACCGCGCTCGGCACCCTGTTTGCCAGCATCCTGCTGATCCTGATCGTCACCACCATGCAGGTCATCGGGCTGCCTCCGGGCGCCCAGGATATCGTCCAGGGCATCGTCGTCATCTTCGTGCTGGCGCTGGCTGGCCGACAAGCCCTGGCGCGGCGCGCTTCCGTCGATGTCACGGACGGGGCGGCTGCAAAGACAGCACCAGGCGCGGCCACACCTCAGCCGAAGTGA
- a CDS encoding DUF2291 family protein: MLNKPTWPVKAIWPILALTASIGLGACKILPTPSAKGDANASAFNPDKMVEDIWTSKVIPYLSQKAGPFAEVHALAKTDQAAAGAKYGNPKKQANSPWTFAVRVEGKIVAANTQSRAGTMDIDVDGDGKADARVQIGPAMRGTALRDSLDFVQFNDFTNQIDFAQFGKAFNAHADKTVLSKLPREALEGRTAKVLGAYTIESGQDLPLVTPAEVEIGPKP; encoded by the coding sequence ATGCTGAACAAGCCGACCTGGCCAGTCAAGGCGATCTGGCCGATCCTTGCCCTGACCGCCAGCATTGGCCTCGGCGCCTGCAAAATCCTGCCGACGCCGTCGGCGAAAGGCGACGCCAACGCGTCGGCCTTCAACCCGGACAAGATGGTCGAGGATATCTGGACTTCGAAGGTCATCCCTTATCTCAGCCAAAAAGCCGGGCCGTTCGCCGAGGTCCATGCGCTGGCGAAAACGGATCAGGCGGCAGCCGGCGCCAAATACGGTAATCCCAAGAAGCAGGCGAATTCGCCATGGACCTTCGCGGTCCGCGTCGAAGGCAAGATCGTCGCGGCCAACACGCAGTCCCGCGCAGGCACGATGGATATCGACGTCGACGGCGACGGCAAGGCGGATGCACGTGTCCAGATCGGACCGGCAATGCGCGGAACGGCGTTGCGCGACAGCCTCGATTTCGTCCAGTTCAACGATTTCACCAACCAGATCGACTTCGCCCAGTTCGGCAAGGCGTTCAACGCCCATGCCGACAAGACGGTGCTTTCCAAGCTGCCGCGCGAGGCGCTGGAAGGCCGTACCGCCAAGGTGCTCGGCGCCTATACGATCGAAAGCGGCCAGGATCTGCCGTTGGTGACTCCGGCGGAGGTCGAGATCGGACCCAAGCCATGA
- a CDS encoding D-ribose ABC transporter substrate-binding protein, protein MKLTRRMTLAAFAGVLALGTAAPAFAADLIAIITPSHDNPFFKAEAVGAEAKAKELGYDTLVLVHDDDANKQSELIDTAIGRGAKAIILDNAGADATVAAVQKAKDAGIPSFLIDREINATGVAVAQIVSNNYQGAQLGAQEFVKLMGEKGNFVELVGKESDTNAGIRSKGYHDVIDDYPDLKMVAQQSANWSQTEAYSKMESILQANPDIKGVISGNDTMAMGAYAALAAANRKDVIVVGFDGSNDVRDSITSGGIKATVLQPAYAQAQMAVEQANDLIKNKKSPEKEKQLMDCVLVNGDNAAKLETFALKN, encoded by the coding sequence ATGAAACTTACACGCAGAATGACGCTTGCGGCTTTCGCCGGCGTATTGGCACTCGGCACCGCGGCACCGGCCTTTGCGGCCGACCTGATCGCCATCATCACCCCCTCGCACGACAATCCGTTCTTCAAGGCGGAGGCCGTCGGCGCCGAGGCAAAGGCCAAGGAGCTTGGCTACGACACATTGGTGCTGGTCCATGATGACGACGCCAACAAGCAGTCCGAGCTGATCGACACCGCGATCGGCCGTGGCGCCAAGGCGATCATCCTCGACAATGCCGGCGCCGATGCCACCGTCGCCGCCGTGCAGAAAGCGAAGGACGCCGGCATTCCTTCCTTCCTGATCGACCGCGAGATCAATGCCACCGGCGTCGCCGTGGCGCAGATCGTCTCCAACAACTACCAGGGTGCCCAGCTCGGCGCGCAGGAATTCGTCAAGCTGATGGGCGAGAAGGGCAATTTCGTCGAGCTGGTCGGCAAGGAATCCGACACCAATGCCGGCATCCGCTCCAAGGGCTATCATGACGTCATCGATGACTATCCGGACCTGAAGATGGTCGCGCAGCAGTCGGCCAACTGGAGCCAGACGGAAGCCTATTCCAAGATGGAATCGATCCTGCAGGCCAATCCGGACATCAAGGGCGTTATCTCCGGCAATGACACGATGGCGATGGGTGCCTATGCGGCGCTGGCCGCGGCAAACCGCAAGGATGTCATCGTCGTCGGCTTCGACGGCTCGAACGACGTGCGCGACTCCATCACCTCCGGCGGCATCAAGGCCACGGTGCTGCAGCCGGCCTACGCCCAGGCGCAGATGGCGGTCGAGCAGGCCAACGACCTCATCAAGAACAAGAAGTCGCCCGAGAAGGAAAAGCAGCTGATGGACTGCGTTCTCGTCAATGGCGACAATGCCGCCAAGCTTGAGACATTCGCTCTGAAGAACTGA
- a CDS encoding ATP-binding cassette domain-containing protein, with amino-acid sequence MSHLAVADQKGAAMAPAASIRQEIVSLSQITKSFGPTLANAEIDLAISAGEIIGLVGGNGAGKSTLMRILCGTMWPTLGSISFAGQALSFAGYDTAEAQRRGIRMVHQELSLCANLSVAENFFLETPADAASRPGWRTLYRARARSALDAVFPGNGIDVDAEIGQLSIAERQMVEIARAAATPGVRLIVLDEPTSSLDLDRSKQLRAFIRERAKAGLAFIFISHKLKEIIDIATQVVVLRNGRTAWRGDVVDTSIDRLVQLMGGDANPVHQHGAAAVGSGGALVRLSGDLTSELGRDIEILRGEIVGLAGLEGSGQKELLHAIFKPGKDGAVTRTGEAGFIAGDRQKEGVFPLWSVLGNISIGSLARRSALGLVSDRLNRESAADAAGRLRLDESRFGSNILELSGGNQQKALVARALVADTPVILLDDPTRGVDIATKQDFYRLCNDIARSGRTLVWHTTEDAELLACDRVLVFAGGRIVKELTGAAITEAAIVGASFVQQADKRTDAAQSSAGAAGLARRLVNAAPFIGLAAVLAVMISANPAVASIFGLDLLLMPALSLVLVTAAQMFIVGGSEIDLGVGAFAGLVSVLSATLLYDQPWLGALALLAAVAAYAGLGGLIQARKIPAIVVTLGASFIWVGLGYALQPTPGGASPEWLTALFGWSLDFLPTSIILIAAVALVVLAIDRLPLGVVLRGFGNNPTAMIRSGWSPTRYALVRYLIAGLFAAAAGLSLTAINTASDINSGNSFTLLSVAAVVMGGCSLLGGIVSPVGAIAGAVTLSLIGALLGTLNVSSDYNAATQGLILIALLTLRGLTADRRSEQ; translated from the coding sequence ATGTCCCATCTTGCCGTTGCCGATCAGAAGGGTGCCGCCATGGCGCCCGCCGCCTCGATCCGGCAGGAAATCGTCTCGCTTTCACAGATCACCAAGAGTTTCGGGCCGACGCTGGCGAATGCCGAGATCGACCTCGCCATTTCGGCCGGCGAGATCATCGGCCTCGTCGGCGGCAACGGCGCCGGCAAGTCGACGCTGATGCGCATTCTCTGCGGCACGATGTGGCCGACGCTGGGCTCGATCTCGTTCGCCGGCCAGGCGCTGAGCTTCGCCGGCTACGACACGGCGGAAGCACAACGGCGCGGCATCCGCATGGTGCACCAGGAACTGTCGCTGTGCGCCAACCTCTCCGTGGCCGAGAACTTCTTCCTGGAAACACCCGCGGACGCGGCGAGCAGGCCAGGCTGGCGGACGCTTTACAGGGCCCGCGCGCGCTCGGCGCTGGATGCGGTGTTTCCCGGCAACGGCATCGATGTGGATGCCGAAATCGGCCAGCTCTCCATCGCCGAGCGGCAGATGGTCGAGATCGCCCGCGCCGCCGCCACTCCCGGCGTCAGGCTCATCGTTCTCGATGAACCGACCTCCTCCCTCGATCTCGATCGCTCCAAGCAGTTGCGGGCTTTCATCCGCGAGCGGGCCAAGGCGGGGCTAGCCTTCATCTTCATCAGCCACAAGCTGAAGGAAATCATCGACATCGCCACACAGGTGGTGGTGCTGCGAAATGGGCGCACCGCCTGGCGCGGCGACGTGGTGGACACTTCGATCGACCGCCTGGTGCAGCTCATGGGCGGCGACGCCAATCCGGTCCACCAGCACGGCGCTGCCGCCGTCGGCAGCGGGGGCGCGCTGGTGCGCCTGTCCGGAGACCTGACATCCGAGCTCGGCCGCGACATCGAGATCTTGCGCGGTGAAATCGTCGGACTGGCTGGGCTCGAGGGCAGCGGCCAGAAGGAGCTGCTGCATGCCATCTTCAAGCCTGGAAAGGATGGCGCCGTCACCAGGACCGGTGAAGCCGGCTTCATTGCCGGCGACCGCCAGAAGGAAGGCGTGTTTCCGCTTTGGAGCGTGCTAGGCAACATTTCCATCGGCAGCCTCGCGCGCCGGTCGGCGCTGGGCCTGGTCTCGGATCGGCTCAACCGCGAAAGCGCGGCCGACGCCGCCGGCCGGCTGCGGCTCGACGAAAGCCGCTTCGGGTCCAACATACTGGAGCTGAGCGGCGGCAACCAGCAGAAGGCGCTGGTGGCCCGCGCTCTCGTCGCCGATACGCCGGTCATCCTGCTCGACGATCCGACGCGCGGCGTCGACATCGCCACCAAGCAGGATTTCTACCGGCTCTGCAATGATATCGCGCGCAGCGGACGGACCCTCGTCTGGCACACGACCGAGGACGCGGAACTTTTGGCCTGCGACCGCGTGCTCGTCTTTGCCGGCGGGCGAATCGTCAAGGAACTGACCGGCGCGGCGATCACGGAGGCCGCGATCGTCGGGGCATCCTTCGTCCAGCAAGCCGACAAGCGCACCGACGCCGCGCAGAGCAGTGCCGGTGCGGCCGGGCTTGCCCGCAGGCTGGTGAACGCAGCTCCCTTCATCGGCCTCGCGGCCGTGCTGGCGGTGATGATCTCGGCCAACCCGGCGGTCGCCTCGATCTTCGGGCTCGACCTGCTTCTGATGCCGGCGCTGTCTCTGGTGCTGGTGACGGCAGCGCAGATGTTCATCGTCGGTGGCAGCGAAATCGATCTCGGCGTCGGCGCCTTCGCCGGCCTGGTCAGCGTGCTCAGCGCCACGCTGCTCTACGATCAGCCATGGCTCGGTGCGCTGGCGCTTTTGGCGGCGGTCGCCGCCTATGCCGGTCTCGGCGGGCTGATCCAGGCGCGCAAGATCCCGGCCATCGTCGTCACGCTCGGCGCCTCCTTCATCTGGGTGGGGCTGGGCTATGCGCTGCAGCCGACGCCGGGCGGCGCCAGTCCTGAATGGCTGACGGCGCTGTTCGGCTGGTCTCTCGACTTCCTGCCAACGTCCATCATCCTCATCGCCGCGGTCGCCCTGGTGGTCTTGGCGATCGACCGGCTGCCGCTCGGCGTGGTGCTGCGCGGCTTCGGCAACAACCCAACGGCGATGATCCGCTCTGGCTGGTCGCCGACACGCTACGCGCTGGTGCGCTATCTCATCGCCGGGTTGTTCGCGGCCGCCGCAGGGCTGTCGCTGACGGCGATCAACACGGCGAGCGACATCAATTCCGGCAATTCCTTCACACTGCTCAGCGTCGCCGCCGTGGTGATGGGCGGCTGCTCGCTGCTCGGCGGCATCGTCTCCCCGGTCGGCGCCATCGCCGGCGCGGTGACGCTGTCGCTGATCGGCGCGCTGCTCGGCACGCTCAATGTGAGCAGCGACTACAACGCCGCGACGCAAGGGCTGATCCTCATCGCGCTGTTGACGCTGCGTGGCCTGACCGCGGATCGCAGGAGCGAACAATGA
- a CDS encoding phosphogluconate dehydrogenase C-terminal domain-containing protein, whose product MTTIALFGAGGKMGYRLATNFRGSDYKIRHVEISEAGKERLKTGLGIDTVSVDEALKGAEVVILAVPDTHIGKVATGIESKLAPGTMVIVLDAAAPFAGHLPDRADLTYFVTHPCHPPIFNDETDMAAKKDFFGGVKAKQHFVSALMQGPEDDYAKGEKIAQIIWAPVMRSHRVTVEQMALLEPGLSETVCASLLVVMKEALDEVVARGVDRQAALDFLLGHMNVLGAVIFGETKGVFSDACNKAIEFGKPVLMRDDWKRVFEPQEIAASIQRIT is encoded by the coding sequence ATGACAACGATTGCACTGTTCGGTGCGGGCGGGAAAATGGGCTACCGCCTGGCAACCAATTTTCGCGGCTCGGACTACAAGATCCGCCATGTCGAGATCAGCGAGGCCGGCAAGGAGCGCCTGAAGACCGGGCTTGGCATCGACACGGTCAGCGTCGACGAGGCGCTCAAGGGTGCCGAGGTCGTGATCCTGGCGGTGCCGGACACCCATATCGGCAAGGTCGCCACCGGCATCGAAAGCAAGCTTGCCCCAGGCACGATGGTGATCGTGCTGGATGCGGCAGCCCCCTTCGCCGGGCATCTGCCTGATCGTGCCGATCTTACCTATTTCGTCACCCATCCCTGCCATCCGCCGATCTTCAACGACGAGACCGACATGGCCGCCAAGAAGGACTTCTTCGGCGGCGTCAAGGCCAAGCAGCATTTCGTCAGCGCCCTGATGCAAGGGCCGGAGGACGACTACGCCAAGGGCGAGAAGATCGCCCAGATCATCTGGGCGCCGGTGATGCGCTCGCACCGCGTGACGGTCGAACAGATGGCGCTGCTGGAACCCGGCCTTTCGGAGACGGTGTGCGCCTCGCTGCTCGTCGTCATGAAGGAAGCCCTCGACGAGGTCGTGGCGCGCGGCGTCGACCGGCAGGCGGCGCTCGATTTCCTGCTCGGCCACATGAATGTGCTCGGCGCCGTCATCTTCGGCGAGACCAAGGGCGTGTTCTCCGATGCCTGCAACAAGGCGATCGAGTTCGGCAAGCCGGTGCTGATGCGCGACGACTGGAAGCGGGTCTTCGAACCGCAGGAAATCGCCGCCAGCATCCAGCGCATTACTTGA